In a single window of the Rhodopirellula bahusiensis genome:
- a CDS encoding arylsulfatase, with protein sequence MSRWLFCLAVVAVSSWSGGLQMSGSVAAADRPNVVIVITDDQGYGDCGFTGNEVVKTPNIDSLAAESSVLTDYHVAPTCSPTRSAFVTGHWTNRTGVWHTISGRSMLRDNEVTFGEIFSDAGYQTGMFGKWHLGDNYPYRAEDNGFTEVYRHGGGGVGQTPDFWDNAYFGGSYFHNGEAVKAEGFCTDVFFREGNRFIRECVEADEPFLAYIATNAPHGPLHAPQKYIDMYPEMKENVATFFGMITNIDDNVGQTRELLRELGVHDNTIFIFTTDNGTAGGASVYNAGMRGKKGSPYEGGHRVPFVMHYPKGGFATPRSDNTLCHAVDVVPTLLEMCGVDAPEKVKFDGTSIVSLLKGQADSSFDERMLITDSQRVIDPIKWRQSSVMQNKWRLINGKELYNIADDPGQENNVAKAHPDQVDSMRSFYDAWWAELEPTFSQTTEMTVGHPDHPVVTFTAHDWIGQAPPWNQAAIRAAAAVFPKKSKKAKDQKLSHNGHWAIHVHEAGKFEVALRRWPEESGAAITAAVPPGEDVPGSSPAYRTQAGRAIPVQSAEIRVDGKSIASKAVGEGDSVVSMEIDLSKGSHQLAPVFKIPSGEVGAYYCTLSRIGK encoded by the coding sequence ATGTCACGTTGGTTGTTTTGTCTGGCGGTCGTCGCCGTGAGTTCTTGGTCCGGCGGACTGCAGATGTCTGGTTCGGTCGCGGCAGCGGATCGTCCGAATGTGGTGATCGTCATCACCGATGATCAGGGATACGGCGATTGCGGCTTCACTGGAAACGAGGTCGTGAAAACGCCAAACATCGACTCGTTGGCGGCGGAGTCATCGGTGCTGACGGATTATCACGTTGCTCCCACGTGCTCGCCAACTCGTTCCGCATTTGTCACGGGGCACTGGACCAACCGAACTGGCGTGTGGCATACGATCAGCGGTCGTTCGATGTTGAGAGACAACGAAGTGACGTTTGGCGAAATTTTCAGTGATGCTGGTTACCAAACGGGCATGTTTGGCAAGTGGCACTTGGGCGACAACTATCCCTACCGCGCTGAGGACAATGGATTCACCGAGGTCTATCGCCACGGCGGAGGCGGCGTGGGGCAGACACCCGATTTTTGGGACAACGCTTACTTCGGCGGATCTTATTTCCACAACGGAGAGGCGGTCAAAGCGGAAGGCTTTTGCACGGACGTTTTCTTCCGTGAAGGCAATCGATTCATTCGAGAATGTGTCGAAGCCGACGAGCCTTTCTTGGCCTACATCGCGACGAACGCACCGCACGGTCCGTTGCACGCACCGCAAAAGTACATCGACATGTACCCTGAGATGAAGGAAAACGTCGCGACGTTCTTTGGGATGATCACCAACATCGATGACAACGTCGGGCAAACTCGTGAATTGCTTCGTGAGCTGGGCGTGCATGACAACACGATCTTTATCTTCACGACTGACAATGGCACGGCGGGCGGTGCTTCGGTCTACAACGCCGGGATGCGTGGCAAGAAGGGCAGTCCGTATGAAGGCGGCCACCGCGTTCCATTCGTGATGCATTATCCCAAGGGTGGCTTTGCAACGCCCCGCAGTGACAACACGCTTTGTCATGCCGTCGACGTTGTTCCCACGCTGCTGGAAATGTGTGGTGTCGATGCACCTGAAAAGGTGAAGTTCGACGGGACATCGATCGTGTCGCTGTTGAAAGGACAAGCCGACTCGTCGTTCGACGAACGCATGTTGATCACCGATTCGCAGCGAGTGATTGACCCGATCAAGTGGCGTCAATCGTCGGTGATGCAGAACAAATGGCGTCTGATCAATGGCAAAGAGCTGTACAACATTGCGGACGATCCAGGCCAAGAAAACAACGTTGCGAAAGCTCACCCCGATCAAGTCGACTCGATGCGTTCGTTCTACGACGCGTGGTGGGCGGAGTTGGAACCGACGTTTTCACAAACCACAGAAATGACCGTCGGGCACCCCGATCATCCGGTCGTCACGTTCACCGCTCACGACTGGATTGGGCAGGCTCCTCCATGGAACCAAGCTGCGATTCGTGCCGCCGCGGCGGTTTTTCCAAAGAAATCGAAGAAGGCGAAGGACCAGAAATTGTCGCACAACGGTCACTGGGCCATCCACGTGCACGAAGCCGGCAAGTTTGAGGTCGCTTTGCGTCGTTGGCCCGAAGAATCCGGCGCCGCGATCACTGCGGCTGTGCCGCCGGGCGAAGATGTGCCGGGATCGTCACCCGCGTATCGAACGCAAGCCGGCCGTGCGATTCCGGTTCAGTCGGCTGAAATTCGTGTTGATGGAAAGTCCATCGCGAGCAAAGCCGTCGGTGAAGGGGACAGCGTCGTGTCCATGGAAATCGATCTATCCAAGGGCTCACACCAGCTCGCTCCCGTCTTCAAAATCCCGAGTGGCGAAGTCGGGGCGTACTATTGCACGCTCTCGCGAATCGGCAAATGA
- a CDS encoding sulfatase family protein, which translates to MSNTLIGSRTLIWMLAIAMAPWAVADDRPNIVFIMSDDHTSQAVGAYGSRLAYLDPTPNLDRLAEEGMLFENAFCTNSICTPSRACIMTGQYNHTNGVFDLNGRIDPENQHLAKEMKKAGYQTAMIGKWHLKAEPAAFDYYCVLPGQGKYFDPEFRVQGDKPWPKNTIKKEGMHSTDAITDITLKWFDEVREDDKPFFLMHHYKAPHDFFEYAPRYEEYLEEIAIPEPKNLWSQPKFGSLATRGADDEMMPFIGTSIGRRNPRRNYAKHYGVDSWLSDEDAKREAYNIYMKHYLRCVKGVDDNLARLFSKLEETGQMDNTVIIYTGDQGFMLGEHDYMDKRWMYDESQRMPFLVRYPKSIPAGSRSSAIVENVDYGPTMLAFAGVETPDYMQGKSFREICETGEEPEGWKQEAYYRYWMHMAHHDNPGHVGIRTKTHKLIYYYGVNYEGKLQTPPAWELYDLVNDPTEVVNQIDNPEYAEIATDLKQRLAELRERVGDDGSHYPAVEEVVQEFWDYSEEDRQKAIKISHEYSQAKQSGQETKLRK; encoded by the coding sequence ATGTCAAACACTTTGATTGGGTCACGAACCCTGATTTGGATGCTTGCCATTGCGATGGCACCTTGGGCGGTCGCCGATGATCGCCCCAACATTGTCTTCATCATGTCGGATGATCACACCAGCCAAGCGGTGGGAGCCTATGGCAGTCGATTGGCCTACCTCGACCCAACGCCGAACTTGGATCGGTTGGCCGAGGAAGGGATGCTGTTCGAAAACGCGTTCTGTACCAACTCAATCTGCACGCCCAGTCGTGCGTGCATCATGACCGGGCAATACAACCACACCAACGGCGTGTTTGATTTGAATGGTCGCATTGATCCGGAGAACCAGCATCTCGCGAAAGAGATGAAGAAGGCCGGCTACCAGACCGCGATGATCGGGAAGTGGCACCTCAAAGCGGAACCCGCTGCATTTGATTACTACTGCGTGTTGCCCGGACAAGGCAAGTACTTTGATCCTGAGTTCCGAGTCCAAGGTGACAAGCCCTGGCCGAAGAACACGATCAAGAAAGAAGGCATGCACAGCACCGACGCGATCACCGACATCACGCTGAAGTGGTTCGACGAAGTTCGTGAGGATGACAAACCATTCTTCTTGATGCACCACTACAAGGCACCCCACGATTTCTTTGAGTACGCACCTCGCTATGAGGAGTACCTGGAAGAAATTGCCATTCCGGAACCGAAGAATTTGTGGAGCCAACCGAAGTTCGGATCCTTGGCGACTCGTGGGGCCGATGACGAAATGATGCCGTTCATCGGCACATCGATCGGACGCCGCAATCCGCGTCGCAACTATGCAAAGCATTACGGTGTCGACTCATGGCTCAGCGATGAAGATGCAAAGCGAGAAGCGTACAACATCTACATGAAGCACTACCTCCGCTGCGTGAAGGGAGTCGATGACAACTTGGCTCGTTTGTTCAGCAAGTTGGAAGAAACCGGCCAAATGGACAACACCGTGATCATCTACACAGGCGATCAAGGGTTCATGCTGGGTGAGCACGACTACATGGACAAGCGGTGGATGTATGACGAGTCGCAACGCATGCCGTTCTTGGTCCGTTATCCCAAGTCAATTCCAGCCGGATCACGCAGCAGTGCAATCGTCGAAAATGTCGACTACGGTCCGACCATGTTGGCATTCGCCGGAGTGGAAACGCCCGACTACATGCAAGGCAAAAGCTTTCGCGAAATTTGCGAGACCGGTGAAGAACCCGAAGGTTGGAAACAGGAAGCGTACTACCGCTACTGGATGCACATGGCTCACCATGACAATCCCGGTCACGTTGGGATTCGGACCAAGACCCACAAGCTGATCTATTACTACGGCGTCAACTACGAAGGAAAGCTGCAAACGCCACCGGCTTGGGAATTGTACGATTTGGTGAATGACCCAACGGAAGTCGTCAACCAAATCGACAACCCGGAATACGCCGAGATCGCGACGGATCTCAAACAGCGATTGGCGGAGCTTCGGGAACGAGTGGGTGACGATGGTTCACATTACCCGGCCGTCGAAGAGGTGGTCCAGGAATTTTGGGATTACAGTGAGGAGGACCGTCAGAAGGCGATCAAGATTTCGCACGAGTATTCTCAGGCCAAGCAATCGGGGCAGGAAACCAAGCTCCGAAAGTAG